In Taeniopygia guttata chromosome Z, bTaeGut7.mat, whole genome shotgun sequence, the sequence CATTGTCGGAGACGCAAGGCACACACCCGACAGGATCTCCATCATCCCTGAAGTGGTGTGTGTCCCACCGGGGTCCGAGGTAACGGTCTCGGTCACCTGCCATGAGCCCCCCTACACCTTGGGCAGAGGACTCCCCTTCGCCCTGCTCTATCTGCTGGACTCAAACGACCTCTCTGGACGGGACTCAGAACAAGACATTCATGTGTTTCTTACTCAAAATGTGACTAAAGAGAGACCAATAATCCGAACTGTGCTTTCTTTGCAGGGAAAGTCGGTGGCGATGAACCTAATGGCAGACACTGGGGCGGATGTCACCATCATTCCCAGGTCAAAGTGGCCCCGCGACTGGGAGTTGGTGCCCCCTTGTGGCACAATCTCCGGAGTGGGCGGAGCTGTCAACTCCATGCGCAGCCGACGCTTGGTAAGTGTGGAGGGTCCAGAGGGACAAATAGCCACAATTCGACCGTTTGTGGTTTCTTCAAACATCATGCTATTAGGCAGGGACGTATTGTCCCAGTGGGGTGCCCGCCTTGACATCCCTAGCCCTGCGTGGGATTTTTAGTGTGGGCCACTGCGGAGCGCACCTCCCCGCCGTTGAATTGGAAGACCGATGTTCCGGTGtgggtggatcagtggccccttgtGGAGGAGAAATTAAATGCGCTCAACGAACTTGTTGAGGAGCAGGTGCGCCTTGGGCATTTAataccctccaccagcccttggaacacccctgtctttgtaataaaaaaaccaggcaaagacaaGTGGCGCCTGCTCCAGGACCTCCGCAGGGTAAATGATGTCATTGAAGAcatgggccccctccagcctgggcttccctcacccTCCATGCTTCCCCGGGATTGGCAGCTCGCAGTCATTGATATCAAAGACTGCTTTTTCAACATCCCTTTGTATCCTGGAGATGCCCCCAGGTTCGCCTTTTCCGTACCATCAATTAATCAGGCGGAACCTTATAAAAGGTATCAATGGACCACCTTgccccagggaatgaaaaattctccagtgctctgccaaaCCTTTGTAGCACAGGTTCTTTCGCCAGTCCGCCGACTTTTCCCTGATGCCATCATATTGCACTACATGGACGATGTTCTTGTCTGCGCGGAGACGACCACCTACCTCCGCGCAGCCCTCAATAAGACAATAAAAGCCATCAAGGATGCGGGTTTCCAGATTGCGGAGGAGAAGATCCAGCTCTCCGCCCCATGGAAGTATTTGGGCATCACCATCACGGGAAGGACCGTCGTGCCCCAGTCTGTGACCATCAAAGACAACCCACGGACCCTGCGGGATCTGCAGCAGATCTGCGGCACCATCACGTGGATCCGACCTCTCCTGGGACTCACCACGGAGGAACTGGCGCCCCTCTTCGAACTCCTGAGAGGAGACGGCGACCTGGCTTCTCCACGCGAGCTGACACCTGCCGCGAAGGGAGCCCTGGAGAGAGTCGCGGAAGCCATCAGATCCCGCCAGGCGCACCGTGTGGACCGGGTCCTCCCTATCACCCTTGCCATCTTGGGTAAGTGCCCAAACTTCCATGGGTTGCTGTTTCAGTGGGATACTGGGCGTAAGGACCCACTCCTCATCATCGAGTGGCTGTTCCTTCCGCACCAGCCCCCAAAGACCATCTCCACACCCGCTGAATTGATGGCCAAACTCATCATTAAAGGCAGGCAACGCCTCCGGACCCTCGCAGGGTGCGATCCGGCGTGCATTTATGTCCCTTTAAATCTGGAACAATTGGAGTCTCTTCTGCAAACGAATGAAAACCTCCAAATTTCCTTGGACAGCTATCCTGGCCAAATCTCTATACATTATCCTAAACATAAACTGTTTAAGGATACCTTCTATTTGGCCCCAAAATCCTACAAGAGCAAAACACCAATTAAAGatgctctcacagtgttcactgatgggtcgggaaaatcccacaaatcagtGATCACGTGGAAAGACCCGGAGAGTCAGAAGTGGGAGTCTGACATCCAAATCGTTGAGGGTTCCCCCCAGATCGCAGAACTTGCTGCGGTCGTGAGAGCATTCAAGAAATTCCAACAGCCTTTCAATCTGGTTACTGATTCGGCGTATGTAGCCGGGATAGCAGAGCGGGCAGAACACGCCATGctcaaagaaattcaaaacaaaaaactgtttGGGTTGCTCACGGAATTAATTTGGCTGATCTCCCACCGCGAGCAACCCTATCACATAATGCACGTCCGGGCGCACACAGACCTGCCAGGAGCCATCGCTGAGGGTAACCGGAGGGCAGACCATTTAGCAGCGGTTGTCGCCACTACCTCTTCTGTACATTCAATAACTAACACAATCCCAGACATTTTTGCACAGGCAAGGCTCAGTCATGCGTTTTTCCACCAGAACGCTCCTGCCCTTGCCAGGCAATTCAAAATCTCGAAGGAACAGGCCAAGGCCATCCTCGCCACTTGCCCCAGCTGTCAGTCCCTCGCCCTTCCACCAGTGGCGTCAGGGGTTAATCCCCGGGGATTGGGAGCGTTGGAgctgtggcagatggatgtgaCACATTACAACGCTTTTGGCCGTCTCAAATACATCCATGTGTCAATTGATACATTTTCAGGTGCGATCTTCGCCTCtctccacactggggagaagaCGAAGGACGCCAAAAAACATCTATTCATGGCGTTCGCGACACTGGGAGTCCCGAAGGCAATTAAGACCGACAACGGCCCGGGACTCACCTCAAAACAATTTGAACTGTTCTTGCAGCAATGGGGCATCAAACATACCACCGGCATTCCGCATAATCCCACAGGGCAGGCCAtagtggagcgctcccacaaagaactcaaaagatTGCTCGATCAGCAACATGACGCGGCGTTGTCCATGACTCCGGTCGAGCGCCTTTGCAAAGCACTTTATGTACTGAATTTCTTAAACTGCACCGACCGTGAGCCAGATCCGCCCGTCATCAGGCACTTTACGAACACCACGCGAGCActtttgaaggagcgcccaccggtccttgtccgggacccggaatcccgagccatcacagggcccTTTCCGttaataacctgggggagagggtatgcctgtgtctcaacagctcatggcccaaagtggattccggggaaataCGTGAAGCCATTCCTGGAAGATGCCCCAGCTGCAGAACCACCGTTGCCACAGAACCCACCGGCTGCGCCTCCCACAACACCGGACGACGCAGTCGCATGGAAAAGACGACGAACgaagaggaccgggagccgtcccaacttggtgtcccgagtcctcatcaccagactgTACCACTCACCGGACTCGACATCTAAAGAtaccccatcccctccagtcacctttcccttacccccttaccttacccgcTTTCCCTATACCCCTGTGCCCtaaattgtttcctttttaacccaaaagggggagctgggaggggagggaaccaaaccTTTTCTGTTATTTACGTTTTCTCTTGTGTTATTAGAATAAGGATGGCTGCCCATATGTCACCGATCCGGGAGAAATACCAGAAACCGCCCCACTGCACCCAGCTGGCCGTCGCTGTGGCCTTTGTCATCCTATGGCTGCAAGCGGCGGAAGGATGGATTGTTCAGCAGCCGAAGGAAAACGTGTGGGTCACGCTTGCcaagtccttgcagcaggacaaTCTATGTTTGGCCATGGGCAGTGTGGACAATCCCTTGTCCACATGCCTGGTGGGGGTTCCCCTGGTCGCCGACGATTGGCCAGTTTTCAACTCCGACCTACTCCGAACCACGGGTAAGAGACCTAACCCGGTTGACACTTGGGACGAGTGGACAAAAATTCTGTCTAATAGTAAGGAGGAACCCCAAGAATTGGACTTGCTGGGGTCCTCTCACGCAGAATACTGCGTCAAATTTTATTATAGGAGGCCAAGTCAGAATTGGCATGGACTTGACTTAGCCAAGAATACATACAGAAAGGATGTAACACCTCTAAGCAAAAAATACAACAGCCAAAcctggtgcaattacaccagCCAGGTAGTTTCGGTCTCGTCCACACGTCCTAAGGTGTTGCCCAAGGGgatgtttcttatctgtggggacagagtaTGGTCAGGCATTCCATCTCGGCTCCAGGGAGGACCATGTAGCCTTGGCAAGCTTGCGACTCTAActccaaataaaacccagattttagaatggaggaaggaaaaacaattggCCCGTAAAAAACGATCATATAACGAATTCGATTCAAATTGTGATTCGCAGTTGTATAATTGGGGTAAGACAAAGAGAATTGCTGCGTCCATATTCCTTCCATGGTACGCAGCAGCAAAAGCCCTTGGTGAGCTTTCTCACCTGGAGTGTTGGGTAAACAAGAATGCCAACGCTACGTCGGCCGCCCTCTCAGACCTCTTGGCGGACGAACAGACCACCAGGCACGCAACCCTACAAAATCGGGCTGCGATAGACTTTTTACTCTTAgcccatggccacagctgcGAGGACTTTGACGGATTGTGCTGCTTCAACCTGTCATCGAGAAGCAAATCCATTCAGGCCCACATCCAACAGATAAGAGAACAAGTAAAGGATTTAAAGACAGAGAACCCATCGGCTGCTGACCCAATAGACAAGACATTCTCGCAGTGGGGCATCCCCGGATGGGCAGCCCCCATCGTGAAAGGACTTATTTGGATCTTagttattattttccttattttcgTTGCTTTAGccatttttaaacaatatttagtTAAGACTTTCGGTTCCGCTTATTTAGTTAATAAAGACgggggagatgtgggagggggtgtggctggtgacctccctgcattgccatgggaggccacagatgtgtagttttCCCGCCTCCCAAGTTGTCTGTTAgctgttctcccttccccccagtttatgtcaatcattttgtactccttccctttgttctggaaagttctaagttctttgtacccccattggttcctccctcgaaaccactccttccctctatcctggttggccgttgccatgtcactctccattgactccaccctcataccctcacccggttggatgcTCTACCCCTTGGCCCTCCTCCTCTGTAACTGTTATATACCCTGCCCcgccctggttcggggctctcagagctggctcgccctctgagtggttGCTTCCCTTCACCCCCTTCGCCTTCCCTTTGagaagccctcagaataaagcCGTCTGAGAGACTCCCGTCAGGTGGAAGACTCCTTCTCTTTACTGCCACCATAGCGTGCCCGAAGTCCCCGACTCAGTCGGAGCGGACCGAGCCACGCTACATTAATCTACTTTTATTTCTCACTCATtctcacacacattcattcaCACCTTCAAGCCTGTTAATTCATACTTTTCGATTCCTTAACCAAGTTTTTGGTGCCTCACCCACTTGGACTATCTAAGTTACTTTTTTTCAACACCCTAGAACTTTAAGTACAGATACCCCTAAGTTTCTGCACTACACTGTATGTTCAGTACTCCATACATTTCCCTTCATTTTATTGGACAGAAGGAAATGCCAGCAAACGTCTTAGACTTACATGAAGCAGACACGTTGCCAGAGAATCACTGGTCTGTGCAGGCCCCCACCCTGACCCCTTCCACCTCCCCGAGGTTTGGGTTCTCACTCCTTTTACCACTCACTTCCTCTCTTCGCTGGCCATTTTTCTCACAAAAAGATGAAACCGCAGCGTGGGAGACTCCTCGCTCACTTGGCTGGTCTGGGATAACCAGCTCACCTCTCAGATACACACAAACTCTCCAGTATCCGCCCCGCCAAAAAAGTACTTGcaatcctttttcctttccaggtcTTCGTGTACACTGTTAGTCTTAGAAGGCAAATTACCACGGTTTTAGGGagcctttcccttttctttgttttattgtctcttttTTGTCCACTGGTTGGGACCTGCATCTGCTGATCACGCCAGAAGAAACAGAGTGAGGCTGTCAAACTTGGCAGGGCACACCTCCCTCACTTGAAATCCTCTGAGGTTTTGGCAGTGAGATGTTTCATCCAAGTCATGGCACCAAattgtgaaaaacaccaatcacttgttttaaaattttaagtttaagAGTAATAAAAGAGTTAATAAAAATAGTACTAAAAATTAGGGCAAAAGGAATTTGAACTGAGTTAGGacaataaaggacaataaaaagcaaagaattacagacatCCATGTGTCTGGCACTCTGCTATAGAAACAACCCTCACTAACACAGGATTAACCCTTAAAAGCagtagcctgttgcatattcatatatctcatacatgatgcaaaTATTCTTTTCAAACAAAGGATGTCTTCTACTTAATTTCTGCCCCCCTGCCCCCATCTTGTAAATCAATTCTTTTGGCTCCTTGAAGTCTGGAAAAAGTCTGAATAGTCCCAACAAGGACGCAATAATTCTTCTCTAGAGATTTTGGTGTCTTGTTGCTGTTACCTCTTATCCAAATATGCAAAGAATTTCTTGACTATCTTTTCCATTCTTTGAGCTAGTTACAAAAATTACCTTACatcacatagtttctattttaatattatgctatAGCCCAAAAGCTGTATTTACCACACTACTAAAAAAagattaatacagcataactttccaacataacacatatagtctttattttaatatttgcaaagagCCAATCAtgtaatatgcatttttcacaattacACACACTGAAAACTGGGAAGTGCACACAGAGACATGAAACTTCCCATTCTTACCATCTTTGCAACCAATTTTAGAATataacacattaaaaaaaatacaggacgTTTTACATTAATCAAACTCCATATAAAGAAGTTTTACACTGAAGATTATGCAGCATTTTACTTTACACTTGTTACCATGTACAGTTCAATAGTGACCTAAAACAGTCTTAGCTGATGAACACCTTGAGCATTTCCTTCTGCATATAAAACTAAATCAAACAATGATCAAATTCTATAATACACAATTATCCCCGTGCATTACAATACAAATGGCGAATTCTAAAAACTCATAAATGGGACTGAAGATAAAACACTACTGACAGCTCATTAACAAGATTATTTTGCTTCCAACTCTTTATGTGACTGTTGcaatttaaaagcagaatgctctggaaaaaaaaaacccagcattttctagatcagaaataaaagcacatCACTCCATTACaccatatataaaaatattttcagagaacATACAAAAATGGCACCTGTGATAACATGGAGCAgtaaggaaacaaaaccacaagaaCACCTGACACCTGAGTGTCAGGATACTGACACTCAACCATAAATGAAGAGttccattgcttttttttttgaaaaacagaacagCACATTTCAAGTTGTTACAAACCGTGTAAGGGGCAGTAACTTATAGTATTAGAGATAGATGTGCTACTCAGCCTCAGCTTCACTGACATTTAGCTAACCTCTGTCTTATTTTAAGAAGCTTGAAAATCAAGTAGATTACTAATCATATTCTacctaaaagaagaaaagcgTAATGAAAGCAAAGAATCACAAATTTTCTCAAAATTAAATGGTACAATGTGGAAATTAAAGGAtgtgtttttttgcttttacctACACaaggattttttattatttgttgaATAGCAGTGTTTAATCTTTAAACACATCTCCCCTGCAACAGGGGAAGAATTTTGACAGTTCATGCACTTTCAGAAATAGGAGTTCAAAGAAGAGTAGTTTAAGCCAAACATAAAAACTTCTGTAGACAGAAGCCTCTGCTCTCAATCAGGATTCTGAGCAGAAAGGAACGTAATACTGAAACATATGCATGCGCTCTCTTATGCAtgttgaaaatatgtttttataaaaGTTTGTTTTCCCTCCTTGTAGATTTTCAGTTTAGAAATAAAGACACAAATTTCTGGCCTTGATTAGAAAAATTGAAAATCCCGTAACAGATCTATTAAAGATATGTGATTAGGACATCACCatgaaagaaaggacaaaaaataatcagaaacaAACAACTTACTGATCATGTTCTTTTagccaaagaagaaaaagaaattcagccCTCATCATaatggttttatattttcaacatatttttgaaaataccTCCAAATGGCACTTACGGTAATCCATATATTACGCAAACAGAATGCTTAACATGATACCTCATCTCAGACTAGTGAC encodes:
- the LOC140681883 gene encoding uncharacterized protein, which gives rise to MAAHMSPIREKYQKPPHCTQLAVAVAFVILWLQAAEGWIVQQPKENVWVTLAKSLQQDNLCLAMGSVDNPLSTCLVGVPLVADDWPVFNSDLLRTTGKRPNPVDTWDEWTKILSNSKEEPQELDLLGSSHAEYCVKFYYRRPSQNWHGLDLAKNTYRKDVTPLSKKYNSQTWCNYTSQVVSVSSTRPKVLPKGMFLICGDRVWSGIPSRLQGGPCSLGKLATLTPNKTQILEWRKEKQLARKKRSYNEFDSNCDSQLYNWGKTKRIAASIFLPWYAAAKALGELSHLECWVNKNANATSAALSDLLADEQTTRHATLQNRAAIDFLLLAHGHSCEDFDGLCCFNLSSRSKSIQAHIQQIREQVKDLKTENPSAADPIDKTFSQWGIPGWAAPIVKGLIWILVIIFLIFVALAIFKQYLVKTFGSAYLVNKDGGDVGGGVAGDLPALPWEATDV